ACCTGTTTAGGTGCCTCTGGGAAATTCAGAGGTCTCAGCAGCACTGCACCTAGCTGCCCcatgataaaattaaaaaatctgtgagttaaaagggtggggggagggaagtggAAGGAGTCTTGGGAGTCAGAACCTCTTGGACCACGCTCCCACACTGCCGCTGGACGGACTGCTTTGATTTAGCATTCCTTCCTTAGATTCATCTGATCATTGATAGCAGGGCCATTTATATTTTCAAAAGACCTGAGCAAAGGAGTTACCAGCATTTTCCACCCTCGGTCTCTTGGGTTTATGATCTAAGAGCTGAGTTTTTGTAAAGACTATTCATTTTAGTCGGCAAGAAAGATTTGGCTCTGTCATCTTGAGTGCACATGAAGCTGCTTATACCGCCGTCAGATCTACAGTACATATATACTAATTAACAGCACATCTCAAAAGTCTCCGGCATGTGCTTTACCCCATGAGTTGGGGCTTCTTCCCAGGTCAGATCTCCTGACTATGTCTGAGAACAAAACAACTAACTTACCAAATTGTAAAATGTGGGGGAAATGTGCCTGTTTCCTAAATGCGTGGTAAAGTGCTGCGATACAGATGACTGTGGCTGACTTGGTTGTAATCTTTGAGTGGCTGCTGCTCTGCCGATAGTTGCTGAGaataaaatgaaaagcagagGGGGACCTGATATACCATCTTGAGCTCccaggaggaaaggtgggatatacatgtaataataaacaaatgaataataaattaacATTTGCCACGTGTTAGACTGCATGGCTATTTTTTCCAAAAtcgcactacagtggtacctctggttacgtacttaattcgttctggaggtctattcttaacctgaaacttttcttaacctgaagcaccactttagctaatggggtctcctgctgctgccgcgccactggagcacgatttctattctcatcctgaagcaaagttcttaacccgaggtaatatttctgggttagtggagtctgtaacctgaagcatctgtaacctgaagcgtatgtaacccgatgtaccactgtttATATTAAAGAAAACAGAGAACCAAGCAAACCCATGGTAGAAAATGTTAGCACTTGAAATGTTGAGCCCTAGGATACAGGAGAAGgtacgtaggaagctgccttattctgagtcagaccattggtccatctagctgagaaCTGCctgcactgagtggcagcagccctccagggttttCAGACAAGGAACatttccagctctacctggagtagTTGGGGGTTGAGCTGTGATTCTTCCCCACAAGTTATTGGTTTTATGTTCATTCTTCACTAAGAAAAGCTGTTCATGTTGACTAACTGGCCTATGCGGAGATGTTCTTGCTGTATATTATTTTTCGCTTTCCTTTCACTATAGGATACTCCATGCTACAAAGCAAAGAAATAATTCCTGTGGCAGCCATCAGCCTGTTGCCCCCACTGCTGGTTGCCATCATGATAACGGTGACGTTCTATCTCTGCCGAACCCACAGGCAGAGGAGGAGAGCTAAGGAATGGCCCCAGAAACAAGTCCAGCACCGCCCACTGCCTGAACCCAGCAGAGCCACTAGCTACGATGAGATACTATCTATCAAGATTGACCACCGCGTCGCCTTGAGCACAGCCTGCGCCAACAACATCAACCACAACACCGAACTGTTGCCTATTGAGCTAGATGAGCGAGTCGGGAAAGGGCAGTTTGCAGAAGTCTGGAGAGCAAAGCTGAAGCATGCCTCTTCGGGGCAGTACGAGACGGTGGCAGTGAAGATTTTCCCCTGCGAGGACTATGCTTCCTGGAAAAACGAAAGCCAGATCTTCAGCGATGCCAACCTCAAGCATGATAGCATCCTTCAGTTCCTCACGGCGGAGGAGAGGCACTCTGGACTCCAGAAAGAATACTGGCTCATCACGGCCTACCATAGCCAGGGAAACCTCAAGGATTATTTGTCCAGGAATGTTCTGAGCTGGAGGGACTTGCAGAAGATGGCTGGCTCCCTAGTGAGTGGTGTGGCTCACTTGCACAGCGACTACACTGCCTGTGGCAGTCCAAAGATCCCCATCGCCCACCGGGACATCAAAAGCACCAACATCCTCATTAAGAACGAACAGGAATGTGTGCTCTGTGATTTTGGGATTGCTCTGAGGCTGGATCCAGCCTTAAGTGTGGAAGATTTTGCAAACAGCGGACAGGTGAGTGCTGTAGAATGAAACCAGCAGAGCAATCCATTCCGCTTGATGGAAAGTAGAAAGATCTTAGCCTCTTTCATGCGCTACCCATGCAAAGAGTTATGCGCACTGTGCAAGGGGCAGTGGGGGCTGTGCCACTGACCCCACCCCAAAACATCATTTGATTTACCAATCCCAGCTTCCATGTGTTGAGCATGG
The nucleotide sequence above comes from Podarcis raffonei isolate rPodRaf1 chromosome 1, rPodRaf1.pri, whole genome shotgun sequence. Encoded proteins:
- the LOC128421534 gene encoding TGF-beta receptor type-2-like isoform X2 — its product is MKQDNESIRVSTLCHNPQLPVENVMVPKYNTSQCVMVRQHNEEGIFYICGCVNEQECNDKLIFEKHTNGYSMLQSKEIIPVAAISLLPPLLVAIMITVTFYLCRTHRQRRRAKEWPQKQVQHRPLPEPSRATSYDEILSIKIDHRVALSTACANNINHNTELLPIELDERVGKGQFAEVWRAKLKHASSGQYETVAVKIFPCEDYASWKNESQIFSDANLKHDSILQFLTAEERHSGLQKEYWLITAYHSQGNLKDYLSRNVLSWRDLQKMAGSLVSGVAHLHSDYTACGSPKIPIAHRDIKSTNILIKNEQECVLCDFGIALRLDPALSVEDFANSGQVGTARYMAPEVLESRVNLEDLESFKQMDVYSMALVLWEIASRCDAIGEVKNYELPFGSKVREQPCMEVMRDVVLHGRGRPEIPGNWLVHQGMHFLCDTITECWDHDPEARLTAHCVAERFNLMVQTDCDNILNNNNSSSSHGSSLGDEASKMGCPIDENQGSDRNIQ